In Panthera leo isolate Ple1 chromosome F3, P.leo_Ple1_pat1.1, whole genome shotgun sequence, one genomic interval encodes:
- the MSTO1 gene encoding protein misato homolog 1 isoform X3, translating into MAGGAREVLTLQLGHFAGFVGAHWWNQQDAALCAPTGAEEPPGELCPDVLYRTGRTPHGQETYTPRLILMDLKGSLSSLKQEGGLYRDRQLDAAIAWQGKLTTHREELYPQIPGLQDLLSAEGVLSSDGIWRVKSIPNGKGPPPLTTAAAPKPFTPTEDSIRVWSDFLRVHLHPRSICMIQKYNHDGEAGRLEAFGQGESILKEPRCLEDVEDRLHFYVEECDHLQPALPFHCGAILATALDTVTAPYRLRSSPVFMAHLADMLNFSGKKVATAAATIPFPLAPGQSLPDALVQLGGAAAWTPLSACGSPSGTCCFAQSVVLRGLDRACHTSHLAPGTPLPSPLHACATGEDVLAQYLQQQQPTVRSSAHLLLAPCMVAPPYPQLFSPGLSQHGLIVDGPPPGAAVESIPALGALCSSSSLNRTLGDLARELTKLDVRRWASFLAAGVEQGDLDEALQELRSLAQCYRSGGGLVD; encoded by the exons ATGGCGGGCGGGGCCCGGGAGGTGCTCACGCTGCAGTTGGGCCACTTTGCGGGCTTCGTGGGAGCGCACTGGTGGAACCAGCAG GATGCTGCGCTGTGCGCCCCGACCGGTGCCGAGGAACCGCCGGGAGAGCTGTGTCCCGACGTCCTATACCGGACCGGCCGGACGCCCCACGGCCAGGAGACGTACACGCCGAGACTCATCCTCATGGATCTCAAGG GTAGCCTGAGCTCCCTAAAACAAGAAGGTGGACTCTACAGGGACAGACAGCTGGATGCGGCAATAGCATG gcaggGAAAGCTTACCACACACAGGGAGGAACTCTATCCCCAAATCCCTGGCCTCCAGGACCTTCTGAGTGCAGAG ggagTGTTGAGTAGTGATGGGATCTGGAGGGTCAAGTCCATTCCCAATGGCAAAG GTCCCCCACCGCTGACCACTGCTGCAGCCCCCAAACCATTCACCCCCACAGAGGACAGCATCAGAGTCTGGTCGGATTTCCTCCGGGTCCATCTACACCCCCGGAGCATCTGTATGATTCAGAAGTACAACCACGATGG GGAAGCAGGTCGCCTAGAGGCTTTCGGCCAAGGCGAGAGCATCCTGAAGGAGCCCCGGTGCCTGGAAGACGTGGAGGACAGGCTGCACTTCTACGTGGAGGAGTGTGATCACCTGCAG CCCGCCCTGCCTTTCCACTGTGGTGCCATCCTGGCCACAGCCCTGGACACCGTCACTGCTCCGTACCGCCTCCGTTCCTCGCCAGTCTTCATGGCTCACCTGGCAGACATGCTGAACTTCTCTGGGAAGAAG gTGGCGACCGCAGCGGCCACCATCCCCTTCCCCTTGGCCCCAGGCCAGTCCCTTCCCGACGCTCTGGTGCAGCTGGGAGGGGCTGCCGCGTGGACCCCCCTGTCTGCATGTGGGAGCCCTTCTGGAACGTGCTGCTTCGCCCAGTCCGTGGTGCTGAGGGGTCTGGACAGAGCGTGCCACACCAG CCACCTGGCCCCGGGGACCCCTCTGCCCTCGCCGCTGCACGCGTGCGCCACTGGGGAAGACGTCCTGGCCCAGTATTTACAACAGCAGCAGCCCACAGTCAGGAG CTCTGCCCACTTGCTGCTGGCTCCCTGCATGGTGGCTCCCCCGTACCCCCAGCTCTTCTCCCCAGGCCTCAGCCAGCACGGTTTGATTGTGGATGGTCCCCCACCTGGGGCAG CCGTGGAGAGCATCCCAGCGCTTGgggccctctgctcctcctcgTCCTTGAACCGGACCCTGGGAGACCTGGCTAGAGAGCTCACCAAGCTCGATGTGCGGCGCTGGGCCAGCTTCCTGGCCGCCGGCGTGGAGCAGGGGGACCTGGACGAGGCCCTGCAGGAGCTGCGCAGCCTGGCCCAGTGCTACCGGAGTGGGGGTGGCCTCGTGGACTAA
- the MSTO1 gene encoding protein misato homolog 1 isoform X2 produces the protein MAGGAREVLTLQLGHFAGFVGAHWWNQQDAALCAPTGAEEPPGELCPDVLYRTGRTPHGQETYTPRLILMDLKGSLSSLKQEGGLYRDRQLDAAIAWQGKLTTHREELYPQIPGLQDLLSAEGVLSSDGIWRVKSIPNGKGPPPLTTAAAPKPFTPTEDSIRVWSDFLRVHLHPRSICMIQKYNHDGEAGRLEAFGQGESILKEPRCLEDVEDRLHFYVEECDHLQGFQILCDLHNGFSGLGAKAAELLRDEYSGRGIITWGLLPGPYSRGPALPFHCGAILATALDTVTAPYRLRSSPVFMAHLADMLNFSGKKVATAAATIPFPLAPGQSLPDALVQLGGAAAWTPLSACGSPSGTCCFAQSVVLRGLDRACHTSHLAPGTPLPSPLHACATGEDVLAQYLQQQQPTVRSSAHLLLAPCMVAPPYPQLFSPGLSQHGLIVDGPPPGAAVESIPALGALCSSSSLNRTLGDLARELTKLDVRRWASFLAAGVEQGDLDEALQELRSLAQCYRSGGGLVD, from the exons ATGGCGGGCGGGGCCCGGGAGGTGCTCACGCTGCAGTTGGGCCACTTTGCGGGCTTCGTGGGAGCGCACTGGTGGAACCAGCAG GATGCTGCGCTGTGCGCCCCGACCGGTGCCGAGGAACCGCCGGGAGAGCTGTGTCCCGACGTCCTATACCGGACCGGCCGGACGCCCCACGGCCAGGAGACGTACACGCCGAGACTCATCCTCATGGATCTCAAGG GTAGCCTGAGCTCCCTAAAACAAGAAGGTGGACTCTACAGGGACAGACAGCTGGATGCGGCAATAGCATG gcaggGAAAGCTTACCACACACAGGGAGGAACTCTATCCCCAAATCCCTGGCCTCCAGGACCTTCTGAGTGCAGAG ggagTGTTGAGTAGTGATGGGATCTGGAGGGTCAAGTCCATTCCCAATGGCAAAG GTCCCCCACCGCTGACCACTGCTGCAGCCCCCAAACCATTCACCCCCACAGAGGACAGCATCAGAGTCTGGTCGGATTTCCTCCGGGTCCATCTACACCCCCGGAGCATCTGTATGATTCAGAAGTACAACCACGATGG GGAAGCAGGTCGCCTAGAGGCTTTCGGCCAAGGCGAGAGCATCCTGAAGGAGCCCCGGTGCCTGGAAGACGTGGAGGACAGGCTGCACTTCTACGTGGAGGAGTGTGATCACCTGCAG GGCTTCCAGATCCTGTGCGACCTGCACAACGGCTTCTCTGGGCTGGGTGCCAAGGCCGCCGAGTTGCTACGAGACGAGTACTCAGGGCGGGGAATAATAACCTGGGGCCTGCTCCCTGGGCCCTACAGTCGTGGG CCCGCCCTGCCTTTCCACTGTGGTGCCATCCTGGCCACAGCCCTGGACACCGTCACTGCTCCGTACCGCCTCCGTTCCTCGCCAGTCTTCATGGCTCACCTGGCAGACATGCTGAACTTCTCTGGGAAGAAG gTGGCGACCGCAGCGGCCACCATCCCCTTCCCCTTGGCCCCAGGCCAGTCCCTTCCCGACGCTCTGGTGCAGCTGGGAGGGGCTGCCGCGTGGACCCCCCTGTCTGCATGTGGGAGCCCTTCTGGAACGTGCTGCTTCGCCCAGTCCGTGGTGCTGAGGGGTCTGGACAGAGCGTGCCACACCAG CCACCTGGCCCCGGGGACCCCTCTGCCCTCGCCGCTGCACGCGTGCGCCACTGGGGAAGACGTCCTGGCCCAGTATTTACAACAGCAGCAGCCCACAGTCAGGAG CTCTGCCCACTTGCTGCTGGCTCCCTGCATGGTGGCTCCCCCGTACCCCCAGCTCTTCTCCCCAGGCCTCAGCCAGCACGGTTTGATTGTGGATGGTCCCCCACCTGGGGCAG CCGTGGAGAGCATCCCAGCGCTTGgggccctctgctcctcctcgTCCTTGAACCGGACCCTGGGAGACCTGGCTAGAGAGCTCACCAAGCTCGATGTGCGGCGCTGGGCCAGCTTCCTGGCCGCCGGCGTGGAGCAGGGGGACCTGGACGAGGCCCTGCAGGAGCTGCGCAGCCTGGCCCAGTGCTACCGGAGTGGGGGTGGCCTCGTGGACTAA
- the MSTO1 gene encoding protein misato homolog 1 isoform X1, producing MAGGAREVLTLQLGHFAGFVGAHWWNQQDAALCAPTGAEEPPGELCPDVLYRTGRTPHGQETYTPRLILMDLKGSLSSLKQEGGLYRDRQLDAAIAWQGKLTTHREELYPQIPGLQDLLSAEGVLSSDGIWRVKSIPNGKGPPPLTTAAAPKPFTPTEDSIRVWSDFLRVHLHPRSICMIQKYNHDGEAGRLEAFGQGESILKEPRCLEDVEDRLHFYVEECDHLQGFQILCDLHNGFSGLGAKAAELLRDEYSGRGIITWGLLPGPYSRGDPLKNIYRLLNTALGLVHMSAHSSLVCPLSLGGGLGLRPEPPVTFPHLHYDPALPFHCGAILATALDTVTAPYRLRSSPVFMAHLADMLNFSGKKVATAAATIPFPLAPGQSLPDALVQLGGAAAWTPLSACGSPSGTCCFAQSVVLRGLDRACHTSHLAPGTPLPSPLHACATGEDVLAQYLQQQQPTVRSSAHLLLAPCMVAPPYPQLFSPGLSQHGLIVDGPPPGAAVESIPALGALCSSSSLNRTLGDLARELTKLDVRRWASFLAAGVEQGDLDEALQELRSLAQCYRSGGGLVD from the exons ATGGCGGGCGGGGCCCGGGAGGTGCTCACGCTGCAGTTGGGCCACTTTGCGGGCTTCGTGGGAGCGCACTGGTGGAACCAGCAG GATGCTGCGCTGTGCGCCCCGACCGGTGCCGAGGAACCGCCGGGAGAGCTGTGTCCCGACGTCCTATACCGGACCGGCCGGACGCCCCACGGCCAGGAGACGTACACGCCGAGACTCATCCTCATGGATCTCAAGG GTAGCCTGAGCTCCCTAAAACAAGAAGGTGGACTCTACAGGGACAGACAGCTGGATGCGGCAATAGCATG gcaggGAAAGCTTACCACACACAGGGAGGAACTCTATCCCCAAATCCCTGGCCTCCAGGACCTTCTGAGTGCAGAG ggagTGTTGAGTAGTGATGGGATCTGGAGGGTCAAGTCCATTCCCAATGGCAAAG GTCCCCCACCGCTGACCACTGCTGCAGCCCCCAAACCATTCACCCCCACAGAGGACAGCATCAGAGTCTGGTCGGATTTCCTCCGGGTCCATCTACACCCCCGGAGCATCTGTATGATTCAGAAGTACAACCACGATGG GGAAGCAGGTCGCCTAGAGGCTTTCGGCCAAGGCGAGAGCATCCTGAAGGAGCCCCGGTGCCTGGAAGACGTGGAGGACAGGCTGCACTTCTACGTGGAGGAGTGTGATCACCTGCAG GGCTTCCAGATCCTGTGCGACCTGCACAACGGCTTCTCTGGGCTGGGTGCCAAGGCCGCCGAGTTGCTACGAGACGAGTACTCAGGGCGGGGAATAATAACCTGGGGCCTGCTCCCTGGGCCCTACAGTCGTGGG gacCCCCTGAAAAACATCTATCGTCTGCTGAACACAGCGTTGGGCCTGGTGCACATGTCCGCCCACAGCTCTCTGGTCTGCCCCTTATCCTTGGGCGGGGGCCTGGGGCTGCGACCGGAGCCACCCGTCaccttcccccacctgcactATGAC CCCGCCCTGCCTTTCCACTGTGGTGCCATCCTGGCCACAGCCCTGGACACCGTCACTGCTCCGTACCGCCTCCGTTCCTCGCCAGTCTTCATGGCTCACCTGGCAGACATGCTGAACTTCTCTGGGAAGAAG gTGGCGACCGCAGCGGCCACCATCCCCTTCCCCTTGGCCCCAGGCCAGTCCCTTCCCGACGCTCTGGTGCAGCTGGGAGGGGCTGCCGCGTGGACCCCCCTGTCTGCATGTGGGAGCCCTTCTGGAACGTGCTGCTTCGCCCAGTCCGTGGTGCTGAGGGGTCTGGACAGAGCGTGCCACACCAG CCACCTGGCCCCGGGGACCCCTCTGCCCTCGCCGCTGCACGCGTGCGCCACTGGGGAAGACGTCCTGGCCCAGTATTTACAACAGCAGCAGCCCACAGTCAGGAG CTCTGCCCACTTGCTGCTGGCTCCCTGCATGGTGGCTCCCCCGTACCCCCAGCTCTTCTCCCCAGGCCTCAGCCAGCACGGTTTGATTGTGGATGGTCCCCCACCTGGGGCAG CCGTGGAGAGCATCCCAGCGCTTGgggccctctgctcctcctcgTCCTTGAACCGGACCCTGGGAGACCTGGCTAGAGAGCTCACCAAGCTCGATGTGCGGCGCTGGGCCAGCTTCCTGGCCGCCGGCGTGGAGCAGGGGGACCTGGACGAGGCCCTGCAGGAGCTGCGCAGCCTGGCCCAGTGCTACCGGAGTGGGGGTGGCCTCGTGGACTAA
- the DAP3 gene encoding 28S ribosomal protein S29, mitochondrial isoform X1, with translation MLTRTSRLVPGARRLDPGRLLHTGSQAPQSLAAHLDNPAPDDSPRAVSRTSEKDPARHGEQHEGLHYNIPLQDMRTLFPHSLPPRFSMQVKTFSEACLMVRKPALELLHYLKNTNFAHPAVRYVLYGEKGTGKTLSLCHVIHFCAKQDWLILHVPDAHLWVKSCRGLLPSTYNKQRLDQPAEASIWLKNFKTTNERFLSQIKVQEKYVWNKRESTEKGSPLGEVVEQGITRVKNATDAVGVVLRELKGQSSLGGFRLLVAVDGVNALWGKTTLKREDKSLVAPEELALVHNLRKMVKNDWHGGTIVLTLSQTGSLFKPRKAYLPQELLGKEGFDALDPFIPILVSNYSPKEFESCIQYYLENSWLQHEKAHTEEGKKELLFLSNANPGQLERLCAHL, from the exons ATGCTGACCAGGACGTCGAGGCTCGTCCCTGGGGCCCGGCGG TTGGACCCTGGACGCCTTTTGCACACGGGGTCCCAGGCCCCCCAAAGCCTTGCCGCTCACCTGGACAACCCGGCCCCAGATGATAGTCCCAGAGCAGTTTCCCGCACCAGTGAGAAGGACCCG GCCAGGCATGGGGAGCAGCATGAAGGTCTCCACTACAACATCCCCCTCCAGGACATGAGGACCCTGTTCCCCCACAGCCTGCCTCCTCGCTTTTCCATGCAG GTGAAAACATTCAGTGAAGCTTGTCTGATGGTAAGGAAGCCAGCCCTGGAGCTTCTGCATTACCTGAAAAACACCAATTTTGCCCACCCTGCTGTGCGGTATGTTCTCT ACGgggagaaagggacaggaaaAACCCTCAGTCTTTGCCATGTTATTCATTTCTGTGCAAAGCAGGACTGGCTGATCCTGCACGTTCCGGATG CTCATCTCTGGGTGAAGAGCTGCCGGGGTCTTCTGCCCTCCACCTACAACAAGCAGCGTTTGGACCAACCTGCAGAAGCTTCCATCTGGCTGAAGAATTTCAAAACTACAAATGAGCGTTTCTTGAGTCAG atAAAAGTTCAAGAGAAGTATGTCTGGAATAAGCGAGAGAGCACGGAGAAAGGCAGCCCTCTGGGAGAGGTGGTGGAACAG GGCATCACGCGGGTGAAGAACGCCACGGATGCAGTCGGGGTGGTTCTCAGAGAGCTCAAGGGTCAGAGTTCTTTGGGCGGGTTTCGCCTCCTGGTGGCGGTGGATGGAGTCAACGCTCTCTGGGGAAAGACCACActgaaaagagaagataaaagccTG GTGGCCCCCGAGGAGCTTGCGCTCGTGCACAACCTGAGGAAAATGGTGAAAAACGACTGG CATGGAGGCACCATTGTGTTGACTTTGAGCCAGACTGGATCCCTCTTCAAGCCGCGGAAGGCCTATCTGCCTCAGGAGCTGCTGGGAAAG gaGGGATTTGATGCCTTGGATCCCTTTATCCCCATCCTGGTTTCCAACTACAGCCCGAAGGAGTTTGAAAGTTGTATTCAGTATTATCTGGAGAACAGTTGGCTTCAACATGAGAAAG CTCacacagaagaagggaaaaaggagCTTCTGTTCCTGAGTAACGCAAACCCTGGACAGCTGGAGCGGCTGTGCGCCCACCTTTGA
- the DAP3 gene encoding 28S ribosomal protein S29, mitochondrial isoform X2 has protein sequence MLTEWQLSVLVLLYISPICNEDENLSVAAAMLTRTSRLVPGARRLDPGRLLHTGSQAPQSLAAHLDNPAPDDSPRAVSRTSEKDPARHGEQHEGLHYNIPLQDMRTLFPHSLPPRFSMQVKTFSEACLMVRKPALELLHYLKNTNFAHPAVRYVLYGEKGTGKTLSLCHVIHFCAKQDWLILHVPDAHLWVKSCRGLLPSTYNKQRLDQPAEASIWLKNFKTTNERFLSQIKVQEKYVWNKRESTEKGSPLGEVVEQGITRVKNATDAVGVVLRELKGQSSLGGFRLLVAVDGVNALWGKTTLKREDKSLVAPEELALVHNLRKMVKNDWHGGTIVLTLSQTGSLFKPRKAYLPQELLGKEGFDALDPFIPILVSNYSPKEFESCIQYYLENSWLQHEKAHTEEGKKELLFLSNANPGQLERLCAHL, from the exons ATGCTGACTGAATGGCAGCTCTCTGTGCTGGTTTTACTTTACATTTCCCCGATTTGTAATGAGGATGAAAATCTTTCT GTCGCAGCGGCGATGCTGACCAGGACGTCGAGGCTCGTCCCTGGGGCCCGGCGG TTGGACCCTGGACGCCTTTTGCACACGGGGTCCCAGGCCCCCCAAAGCCTTGCCGCTCACCTGGACAACCCGGCCCCAGATGATAGTCCCAGAGCAGTTTCCCGCACCAGTGAGAAGGACCCG GCCAGGCATGGGGAGCAGCATGAAGGTCTCCACTACAACATCCCCCTCCAGGACATGAGGACCCTGTTCCCCCACAGCCTGCCTCCTCGCTTTTCCATGCAG GTGAAAACATTCAGTGAAGCTTGTCTGATGGTAAGGAAGCCAGCCCTGGAGCTTCTGCATTACCTGAAAAACACCAATTTTGCCCACCCTGCTGTGCGGTATGTTCTCT ACGgggagaaagggacaggaaaAACCCTCAGTCTTTGCCATGTTATTCATTTCTGTGCAAAGCAGGACTGGCTGATCCTGCACGTTCCGGATG CTCATCTCTGGGTGAAGAGCTGCCGGGGTCTTCTGCCCTCCACCTACAACAAGCAGCGTTTGGACCAACCTGCAGAAGCTTCCATCTGGCTGAAGAATTTCAAAACTACAAATGAGCGTTTCTTGAGTCAG atAAAAGTTCAAGAGAAGTATGTCTGGAATAAGCGAGAGAGCACGGAGAAAGGCAGCCCTCTGGGAGAGGTGGTGGAACAG GGCATCACGCGGGTGAAGAACGCCACGGATGCAGTCGGGGTGGTTCTCAGAGAGCTCAAGGGTCAGAGTTCTTTGGGCGGGTTTCGCCTCCTGGTGGCGGTGGATGGAGTCAACGCTCTCTGGGGAAAGACCACActgaaaagagaagataaaagccTG GTGGCCCCCGAGGAGCTTGCGCTCGTGCACAACCTGAGGAAAATGGTGAAAAACGACTGG CATGGAGGCACCATTGTGTTGACTTTGAGCCAGACTGGATCCCTCTTCAAGCCGCGGAAGGCCTATCTGCCTCAGGAGCTGCTGGGAAAG gaGGGATTTGATGCCTTGGATCCCTTTATCCCCATCCTGGTTTCCAACTACAGCCCGAAGGAGTTTGAAAGTTGTATTCAGTATTATCTGGAGAACAGTTGGCTTCAACATGAGAAAG CTCacacagaagaagggaaaaaggagCTTCTGTTCCTGAGTAACGCAAACCCTGGACAGCTGGAGCGGCTGTGCGCCCACCTTTGA